The following coding sequences are from one Nitrospirota bacterium window:
- a CDS encoding FAD-dependent oxidoreductase has product MKSVIIIGGGFAGLSAAAELSSAGYSVTLIEQRRFLGGRAYSFFDKNTGLELDNGQHILMGCYEQTFRFFEKIGASDNLFFQKNLSVDFLDTNGSTYRLDCLPLPAPFHILSGILRFKAISIAQRFQMLKMAKGLLFGNATDSSHDLTITEWLKQLGQGEKARETLWDIITLATMNEHPDKSSASIFRNIMNKAFFSHRSYSRIVLPAAPLSRIYPEASEDYIRNNGGTIEKGFAVSGLLTNKNSVSGVKLTDGRVFRGDYYISSVPYDSLQRLFAGTVFSGIEFNYVLETIGSLELKPSPIISIHLLLNKPVTGYNFAALLNSPVQWVFNKEDIFGDAAYRGLLSTVISGAHEYIDWPSEKLVEMAVRELKKVMPVISASRLLRSKVIKERQATFSPRPGIDKLRPSQKTAINNLFLAGDWTDTGLPATIEGAVLSGHRCAGMIIQSSSR; this is encoded by the coding sequence GTGAAAAGTGTAATCATCATAGGCGGCGGTTTCGCCGGTCTTTCTGCCGCGGCAGAACTCTCGTCTGCCGGATACAGTGTAACCCTTATAGAGCAAAGAAGATTCCTCGGCGGCAGGGCATACTCTTTCTTTGACAAAAATACAGGTCTCGAACTTGATAATGGTCAGCATATCCTTATGGGTTGTTATGAACAGACCTTCAGGTTCTTTGAAAAGATCGGGGCTTCAGATAATCTATTCTTTCAAAAAAATCTTTCTGTTGATTTCCTGGATACAAACGGAAGCACATATAGATTGGATTGTCTGCCTTTGCCAGCCCCTTTTCATATCCTGTCAGGAATCCTGAGATTCAAGGCCATAAGCATTGCACAAAGGTTTCAGATGCTGAAGATGGCAAAGGGGCTGTTGTTCGGCAACGCAACTGATTCATCACATGATTTAACAATTACTGAATGGCTTAAACAGCTCGGACAGGGGGAAAAGGCCCGTGAGACACTGTGGGATATTATTACCCTTGCAACCATGAATGAACATCCTGATAAGTCATCTGCATCCATCTTCAGGAATATCATGAACAAGGCATTTTTCTCACACCGCAGCTATTCCAGGATCGTATTACCAGCAGCGCCTCTAAGCAGAATTTACCCTGAGGCATCAGAAGATTATATTAGAAACAATGGCGGCACTATAGAAAAAGGGTTTGCAGTATCAGGACTGCTGACTAACAAAAATTCAGTATCTGGTGTTAAATTAACTGATGGACGTGTCTTCAGAGGAGACTACTATATCAGTTCAGTTCCATATGACTCTCTTCAAAGGCTGTTTGCAGGGACTGTCTTTTCGGGGATTGAATTCAATTATGTTCTCGAAACCATTGGCAGTCTGGAGCTAAAACCATCTCCGATAATCTCTATACATCTATTATTAAATAAGCCCGTGACAGGATACAACTTTGCAGCCCTGCTTAACTCACCTGTTCAATGGGTTTTCAATAAAGAAGATATATTCGGGGACGCTGCTTACAGGGGTCTATTGTCAACAGTAATCAGCGGCGCACATGAGTATATTGATTGGCCTTCAGAAAAATTGGTGGAAATGGCGGTAAGAGAACTTAAAAAGGTAATGCCTGTTATCAGCGCTTCCAGACTTTTACGCAGCAAGGTTATAAAAGAACGGCAGGCTACATTTTCTCCCCGGCCGGGTATTGATAAACTCAGACCGTCACAAAAGACCGCAATAAATAACCTCTTTCTTGCAGGAGACTGGACAGACACAGGTCTGCCGGCGACAATAGAGGGTGCCGTCCTGAGCGGACACAGATGCGCAGGGATGATTATCCAATCATCGTCCCGGTAG